In Gemmatimonas aurantiaca, the genomic stretch ACTACCCGGCCATGGAACGCAACTTCATGGCCATTCTGGGTGACCTGTCCACCCTCCGCCTGCACCGGCGCGGAAGCAATGTGCACACGCTCGACGACCCCGAACTGGCACGCTATCCGGTCGCCTACCTCACCGAGCCGGGTTACTGGTACCCCACCGATCAGGAAGCCGAGGGGCTGCGCAACTGGATCCTCAAGGGCGGCTTCCTCATCGTGGACGATTTCTACTTTGCCCAGCAATGGGCCGTTTTCGAAGCCGGCATGAAAAAGGTGCTGCCGCAGGGGCGCATCGAGCTGCTGAATGTTTCCCATCCGGTGTTCAATTCGTTCTTCAAGATCGAGACCCTCGAAGGTATGACCCATCCGGCCACCCGGGCCGCCAAGGCGGTCTATCTGGGCATCCACGAGGACAACGATCCGACGAAGCGTCTGCAGGTGGTCATCAATTTCAACAACGACATCGGTGACTACATGGAGTGGTCCGGCGAGGGGTGGTACCCCGTCAATCTCTCCAACGACGCCTACAAGTTCGCCACGAACTACGTGGTGTACGGTCTGACCCACTAGTTCCGCAGCAATCCCCTCCCCTCCTCTTCCCCAATCACCGAGATATTCCAGTGCCCCTGATCGATCATGATACGTGGATGAAGGACACGGCCCGCATCGGTCGTACGCGCAGCAATGAATTGAAGGCGATCGATACCGCGTTCCTCGAACTCGAAAAACTCGGTACGCCGGCCGCCAGACAGAAGCTGCTCAACGCCTTCAATGCGTGGAAGAAGAAGGAAGGCACCGGTGACGCTTGGAAGAAGAGCGCGCGCAACCACCTGCGCGCGCCCGAAAAGCTCCAGGCGATGCTCGATGGCAAGGGGGACGACGACAATGCGTTCTCCGATGGCCGGGCACCCGACTTCATGCACGAAGATCTCATCAACGCGCGTCTGGGGGTGCTGTACCTGTTCAGTCGCGTCAGTGTGGCGCCCGGACTATTCAAGCTGGTGCTCGAAGGCGGTTTCGATATCGCCGGTCAGTCGATGGATATCGGCGGTGCGAGCGATCACGACAAGGGTATCGTCTCCAAGGTCGGCAAGAGCACGGGCGGTCCGGTGGGATGGGTCGGCAACAAGATCGAGAGCAAGCTGATCCCGCAGGTGCAGCCCCAAAACATGTCGCTCCCGCAGAACGCCAAGCCGAGCATCGAAGCGGGTGCCCGGGCCACCCTGGTCACCTCCGAGCAACTGCTGCGCGACGCCGAGCGCGCCAATCAGCTCGCCTCGCGCTCCAACCTGCAGGTGATCAAGGACAAGCTGCAGGAGTGGTTCGACATGCTCGTGCA encodes the following:
- a CDS encoding DUF4159 domain-containing protein, with amino-acid sequence MRPSVMRRTALGTLLLALAIAPIAWSQRGRVFIEPNVAYDGRFTFVRLRYTQGYRMAWSADYPAMERNFMAILGDLSTLRLHRRGSNVHTLDDPELARYPVAYLTEPGYWYPTDQEAEGLRNWILKGGFLIVDDFYFAQQWAVFEAGMKKVLPQGRIELLNVSHPVFNSFFKIETLEGMTHPATRAAKAVYLGIHEDNDPTKRLQVVINFNNDIGDYMEWSGEGWYPVNLSNDAYKFATNYVVYGLTH